The Leguminivora glycinivorella isolate SPB_JAAS2020 chromosome 17, LegGlyc_1.1, whole genome shotgun sequence genome has a window encoding:
- the LOC125235260 gene encoding solute carrier family 22 member 3-like — protein sequence MHNTGYMFGLLTIGPSSDRFGRKTMAIITGVAGGTLGCMKSFVTSYWLYVALEFIEAAVGDPMSPVYMLAIEMVATKSRVTFSTTFMTGLGIGGIILALVAWMIPYWRTLLRVIYAPGLLAISFIYLLDESPRWLLTNGRKEEAVKIIKKAAKINNMEIEDNLNNISYEVNKGPSFASVIKATFKSRSLLKRFFVCAIWWSSATFVNFGLIVNSTLLGGNKYLNFGLSAAIKSLGILFSAYIIAKYHRKGPLIFCFVACAVLCTGQPFLPKNLWLQITNYMVGLLLSCANFCIIYLFTSELFPTQSINSMHALCSAVGRIGSILAPQTPLLMAYWSGLPTLLFGVVSLIAGLATLLVPDTADRSLPDTVCQAEKMEAKILTETRT from the exons GTTCGGCAGGAAAACCATGGCTATCATTACAGGTGTAGCTGGCGGGACGCTAGGGTGCATGAAGAGTTTCGTCACGTCATATTGGCTGTACGTGGCCCTTGAGTTTATAGAGGCCGCAGTCGGTGACCCTATGTCTCCGGTATATATGCTAG CTATAGAAATGGTAGCAACAAAGTCGCGGGTAACATTTTCCACGACATTTATGACGGGTCTTGGTATAGGAGGAATTATACTAGCATTAGTAGCTTGGATGATACCCTACTGGCGAACGTTGCTGAGGGTCATATACGCGCCTGGACTACTTGCTATATCTTTCATATACTTGCTGGATGAGAGCCCAAGATGGCTACTGACCAATGGAAGGAAGGAGGAAGCTGTCAAGATAATTAAAAAAGCAGCGAAGATAAATAATATGGAAATAGAAGACAATTTAAACAATATCTCCTATGAAGTCAACAAAGGACCAAGTTTCGCTTCAGTTATAAAAGCCACGTTTAAATCCAGATCTTTGCTGAAGCGATTTTTTGTTTGTGCCATATGGTGGTCTTCTGCCACTTTTGTAAATTTTGGATTAATTGTTAATTCTACGTTACTAGGAGGCAACAAGTATTTGAATTTTGGACTCTCAGCTGCCATAAAAAGTCTGGGCATTTTGTTTTCAGCCTACATAATTGCCAAATATCATAGAAAAGGCCCTTTAATATTCTGCTTCGTGGCCTGCGCAGTACTTTGTACTGGACAACCATTCTTACCGAAAA ATCTCTGGCTCCAGATAACGAACTACATGGTTGGCTTACTTTTATCCTGTGCCAATTTTTGCATTATCTACTTGTTCACATCTGAACTGTTTCCTACTCAGTCAATAAACTCGATGCATGCATTGTGCTCGGCTGTCGGAAGGATTGGCTCTATATTAGCACCACAGACGCCATTATTG ATGGCGTATTGGTCAGGTCTGCCAACCCTATTGTTCGGTGTGGTGTCTCTGATCGCGGGACTAGCCACGTTGCTTGTGCCGGACACTGCGGACCGAAGTTTGCCGGACACGGTCTGCCAAGCCGAGAAAATGGAGGCTAAGATCTTGACGGAAACTCggacataa